A single Mytilus trossulus isolate FHL-02 chromosome 12, PNRI_Mtr1.1.1.hap1, whole genome shotgun sequence DNA region contains:
- the LOC134693793 gene encoding uncharacterized protein LOC134693793, whose protein sequence is MTSTSIYICSICTDEEHAITWCTKCEDFLCTDCAKHHQRSKTSKDHNTISTRDYRNLPNFMRQTSNLCKDHDKKNEFYCSFHSYHCCIECIADKHQQCKDLKPLADSLKDVKSSANIPLLKNNLKDLNESYKEVLHYLGERIKTINNQKDEGIKSVRQMRQSLDVHFDKLEKQLNDDLESKHSKLKSDIEELVRKIDNRAKRVDELRVAFSTMEQYASEQQIYTGLIEFENNISQESKYLEELDSGNQLDNITLEIIIPSALQSILQEVTSFGNIAITLAPKNFKCKNIGKNQAQQLVSKVHEMEHIKPSLMNTLSVPIRFTLNIPDCQIYFDSTNEKYTLLLLDQNGKRMMQFSSEGVFIKHVMTFTDEPHNLCHVTGDIVAVTFRGVKKVKLVEVEKNKIKKDIPLPHQCFGVSSDGEVLVISHAKDRKMIILNHVNYEDKDMSKQTLEDICVDRLSLFKGKIYGTNRIENEVYCFRITGEPLWTFTNKYIRQPEGIAVDRNGFVFIASNGNNRIMVLSPDGKTSKTILSENDRIRGPGAININGETGMMIVSSYIDGGDSAFIFKI, encoded by the coding sequence ATGACATCAACGAGTATATATATCTGCTCCATTTGCACAGACGAGGAACATGCAATCACTTGGTGCACAAAATGTGAAGATTTTCTTTGTACTGATTGCGCAAAACATCATCAAAGATCAAAGACCTCTAAAGACCACAACACAATATCGACTCGTGATTATCGTAATTTACCGAATTTTATGCGCCAAACGAGCAATCTTTGCAAAGACCATGACAAAAAGAACGAATTTTACTGTTCTTTCCATTCATATCATTGTTGCATAGAATGTATCGCCGATAAACATCAACAGTGTAAAGACTTAAAACCCCTAGCAGACAGTTTGAAAGATGTCAAATCGTCTGCTAATATCCCTTTATTGAAAAACAATCTGAAGGATCTGAATGAAAGTTACAAAGAAGTACTTCATTACTTAGgagaaagaataaaaacaatcaacaatcaaAAAGATGAAGGAATAAAGAGTGTCCGACAAATGCGGCAGTCACTAGATgttcattttgacaaattagAAAAGCAACTTAATGACGATTTAGAATCCAAACATTCAAAATTGAAGTCAGACATAGAAGAACTTGTGAGGAAAATCGATAATCGAGCTAAACGAGTTGATGAATTGCGCGTTGCATTTTCTACGATGGAACAATATGCATCtgaacaacaaatatatactggtCTAATAGAATTCGAAAATAATATATCACAAGAATCGAAATACTTAGAAGAGCTAGACAGTGGAAATCAATTAGATAACATTACCTTGGAGATCATTATTCCTTCTGCTTTACAGTCAATTTTACAAGAGGTTACATCCTTTGGAAATATTGCTATCACACTAGCACCCAAAAACTTCAAATGTAAGAATATAGGCAAAAATCAAGCTCAGCAGTTAGTTTCAAAAGTTCATGAGATGGAGCATATTAAACCATCTCTGATGAACACTTTAAGCGTTCCGATTCGTTTCACCCTTAATATACCTGACTGTCAGATATACTTTGATAGTACAAACGAAAAGTATACGTTATTACTTCTTGATCAAAATGGGAAGCGCATGATGCAGTTCAGTAGTGAAGGGGTCTTTATTAAACACGTGATGACCTTCACAGATGAACCTCACAATTTGTGCCATGTTACGGGTGATATTGTAGCTGTCACTTTCAGAGGTGTTAAAAAGGTTAAACTGGTCGAggttgagaaaaataaaataaaaaaagatataccaCTTCCACATCAATGTTTTGGAGTTTCAAGTGATGGGGAAGTTTTAGTAATTAGCCATGCAAAGGATAGAAAAATGATCATACTGAACCATGTGAACTATGAAGACAAAGACATGTCAAAACAAACTTTAGAAGACATTTGTGTCGACCGTCTTTCGCTTTTCAAAGGTAAAATATATGGTACCAATCGTATTGAAAACGAGGTTTACTGTTTCAGAATTACTGGAGAACCTCTATGGACATTTACCAATAAGTACATTAGACAACCGGAAGGAATAGCTGTGGACAGGaatggatttgtttttattgcatcCAATGGAAACAACAGAATCATGGTTCTGTCGCCAGATGgtaaaacaagtaaaacaattcTGAGTGAGAATGATAGAATCAGAGGACCCGGGGCAATCAACATAAACGGCGAAACAGGAATGATGATAGTTTCTAGCTATATTGATGGAGGGGATAGtgctttcattttcaaaatatag